TGTCGAACTAGCTAAAGATTGGAGAACTGACAAATATTTAAGAAGACTTGAAGCATTAATGGCTATAGCTGATAAAGAAAAAAGTTTTATTATTTCTGGTACTGGAGATGTTTTAGAACCAGAAGGAGATGTTATTGGAATTGGTTCAGGTGGAAATTATGCTTTAGCAGCTGCAAAAGTATTAATGGATGGTGATAAATCTGCTGAGGATATAGCAAAAAAAGCTATCAAAGTTGCATCTGAAATATGTGTTTTTACAAATGACAATTTGAGTATGGAGAAAATATAAAATGGAAAAAACTAACGTTACTACATTTCCAAAAGAAAAGGTTACAAAAGAAAATTCAACTATTGAAAATTCACTTTCCCCAAGAGAAATTGTTTCAGAGCTAGATAGATTTGTTGTTGGACAGAACAAAGCAAAAAGAGCAGTAGCTATAGCATTAAGAAATAGATGGAGAAGACAGGCTTTATCTGGAGATATGAAAGATGAAGTTCTTCCCAAAAATATACTTATGATTGGTCCAACAGGGGTTGGTAAAACAGAAATTTCAAGAAGACTATCAAAGCTTGCTGAAGCGCCCTTTGTAAAAGTTGAAGCGACAAGATTTACAGAAGTAGGTTACGTTGGAAGAGACGTAGAACAAATTGTAAGGGATTTGTTAGAGATTGCTATCTCAATGGAAAAAGTAAAAAAAAGAAAAGAAGTCCACGCCCAAGCACAAAAGTTAGCTGAGGAAAGGGTTTTAGACGCATTAGTCGGCAACAAAGCAAGTGTTGCTACGAGAGAAAGTTTTAGAAAAAGGTTGAGAGATGGAGATTTAGATGACAATGAGATTGAAATCGCTGTTGCAGAAAGTAATCAAATGCCATCTTTTGAAATACCAGGAATGCCAGGTGCTAATGTTGGCATGATAAATATTTCTGATGTTTTAGGAAAATCAATGGGCCAAAAACCAAAGAAGAAGAAAATGAGTGTAAAAGAATCTCATGAAATTTTAATCAATGAGGAGTCTGATAAATTAATTGAACAAGATAAAATTATTAAAGCTGCAAAAAATTCAACAGAAAATAATGGTATTGTATTTTTAGATGAGATTGACAAAATTTCAGCTAGAACTGATCGTGTTGGAGGAGATGTTTCAAGAGAAGGGGTTCAAAGAGATCTATTGCCTTTGATTGAGGGAACAACTGTAAGTACGAAATATGGTCCTATTAAAACTGATCATATTTTATTTATTGCATCAGGAGCATTTCAACTAGCAAAACCATCTGACCTTTTACCGGAACTTCAAGGAAGACTTCCAATAAGAGTTGAGCTTGATGCATTAAACAGTGATGATTTTAAAAGAATTTTGAAAGAACCAGATAACAGTTTGATAAAACAATATAAGGCACTTTTAAAAACTGAAAATGTAGATCTTGAATTCACAGACGACGGTATTGATACTATTGCTAATATTGCAAGCGAAGTAAATACAACTGTTGAAAATATTGGTGCAAGACGTCTTCATACCATTATCGAAAGAGTTCTAGATGAAATTAGTTTTACAGCTACAGATAGAGCTGGTGAAAAAATAACAGTAGACTCTGAATATATTAAGAAAAATATTGGAGAATTGGTAAAAGATACAGATCTTTCTAAGTTTATTCTATAACTTCTTTTTTAAGTAAATCTCAAAATTTCCTTTTGAAGGACTATCAACAGCTTGCTGATCAATTTTGATAATTTTTGACATTAGGTGAGGGCTATCTTTAATGTAGTTAGGTACAGAGTGCTTCAGTATACTTAAATCTTTAGATTGATATGGATCATCTAAATTTTTTGATCTAAGTCCCTTGCCTGTGATTATATTTATTTTTATTACATTTTGATCATAACAATCTTGGATAAATTCAGAAACTTTTTGATTTGCCTCCTCAAGAGTAAATCCATGAAGATCTATAACTTTCTCTCCAATTCTATTCTGGTGATCTAGAGTTTCTTTATCTTTATTGTCTAACTTTTCTGAGCTTTCTAGAAAATTTTGCCAGTCTTTTTTATCTTTATCTGAAAGTTTGTTTGTCAATTAAGCTTGGGTATCAATTAGTACCCAATTTGGATTTACAGATCTACTATCTTTAGAAAATTTCCAAATGTCATGAACTTTTTTTATTTTCTCCGGATCTCCTGAAACTGTTTTGTTTTCTTTGTCTTTAATATGTGAAATGATTTCACTTACAAACTCGACGGTTACCTCTAACATATTTTTATTTTGTTCATGATTTTTAATTTCTGCAGAATTAATTCCTATAAAAGTAGTGTTAGAAGATAAATTTTTAGATTTCCTGTCTTTTACTGCCTGATCAAATTGATCATAAACTTCTTTACCTAACAATGATTTGATATCCTTTAACTTTCCTTCGGAAAAACTTGTGACAATCGTTTCGTAAGCAATTTGCGCACCTTTTAAAAATTCTTTTTTTGCATTATCATCAAATGTATCAGCGTTTAACTTTACGTCTGTTTTAACAACTGGCGTCTCATGAGGAAAGCTTTGGTTAATATCTTCTTCAAAGCCTGATTTTTTTCCTAAAATTCCTCTTAATCTCAAAAATATAAACCCTGCAATCATTGCAAGAAGGATAATATCGATATATTCAAAGCTATAACTCATATGATAATAATATTTACTATGTTGCCTAATTTCAACTGGCAATTTACATTGTAGACAAATGAACTCAGTATTAATTCTTATTTTATCTATTCCTTTAATTGAGATTTACTTATTTATTAAAATTGGATCCTCTATTGGAGCATTTAATACAATTAGTTTAATTTTGCTAACAGCTATTATAGGGGTTGCCTATGCAAGATACGAGGGATTTAACACTTTAAAATCTGGGATGGCGCAATTAGTTAAAAATGAAGTTCCAATTTATGAAATTGTGTCAGGCGCCGCCCTAACATTTGCTGCCATTCTCTTAATTATTCCGGGTTTTGCCACTGATTTTTTGGGTCTACTCTTAATTATTCCAATTACAAGAAAACTTATCTTTAATACTTTTTCAAAAAAATTTAATAAAAAAAATAATACCTACGAAAAAAAAGATTTTATTGAAGGTGAATATAAAGATATGGATGAAAAATAATGCCTATTAAACATAAAATCATAGTTACTTACACAAAAGATTTATCTGTTGAAATACCAGATGTGGAAACCCTTCTTTTAGCAAGAGAACGAATATCAAAATATAAAATCACTTTAGATATAACGTCAAAACCACTAAAAAATAAAATGATAGAAGTTTTTACCAAGCTTAAATACACAGATGTAGAAGAAAGTAAAAAAAAAGCACTCTTTGAACTTCTCCATTCAACAGTTGTTGAAATTGAAGATACAAAAATAGAAAAAAATGAAATGAAAAAATTTATACTTTGTGATTTACAAATAGAAGTTTTTCCAAAAATACGCGAAGCTTTTGTTCAAATACTCAGACACTCTGGATTTCCAGAGGCTAATTTTTCAGGTGAAATTGATTTTAACAAATTATACGAGCAAAGATCAAATCAATAAAAATTTTTTTTTAAATCTCTCTTCAAAAATTCCCTGTGTTGTTCAAGCTCTTCTGATGTGGGATAAACAATTTTTTTTGAATAAGTAATATTTTTATTTTGAGTTTCGACAGAATTAATATCAACAGAGTTTGAAAAATTTAGTTTAGGCTCTTTTTGATCTAGTAGATTTATATAAACTTTTGCAAGTAGTTCACAATCAATTAACGCAGTGTGTTTTTCTCTTTTTGAATTATCTATTCTAAATCTCTTGCACAGAGCATCCAAACTTATACTTGAGCCAGGGAATTTGTTCCTAGCTAGGTCTAGTGTATCTACAGTATGTTCTTTATTAATTTCTGGTTTACCGGCAATAGATAGTTCGTTGTTTAAATGTGAAATATCAAATTCCGCATTATGTATTATAATTTTTTTATCTTTAATAAAATTCAAAAAATCATCTGCTATTTCAAAAAACTTTTTTTTATTAGATAAAAATTGATCGGAATAGCCATGAACTTCAAATGCCTTTTCGGATACTTTTCTCTCTGGATTTAAATAGCAATGAAATATATTTTTTGTCGGAACCAGGTTATCAAGTTCTATACAACCGATTTCTACGATGCGGTGACCATCTTTAACAGATAGTCCAGTTGTTTCAGTATCTAAAATTATTTCTTTCATATATTTAATATTTCAGTTTTTATATGTTTAACATCATTTTTAATTTTGGTTGCATTAAATGTATTTTTAATAACAAAATTAGACAATTTTTTCTTTTTGGTTAATGGTAACTGTAAGCTTTTCAAATTTCTGTTTAGTTTTTTATTAAAATATTTCCTCTTCTCTAATCTTTTTTGAATATCTTTTCTTTTCGCTTCCACAAAAATTAAAACATCTCCCCTCTTATTTAGTTTATTTTCTAAATATAAAGGAATGTCTAGTACTACTAATTTTTTAGTTTTATTCTTAATTAAAAATTTATTCATCCTATTTCTAACAATTGGATGAACAATTTTTGAAATCTTTTTAAGATTATTTTTACTATCCAGCACAGCTTTCAGTAAAAATTTTTTATCAAGATGATCTGAAATAATATATTTAGGCAATGCTTTTTTAATTTTTTGATAACAAGATCTGTCATTTTTATAAATTTCAGCAACTTCTTTGTCAGCATTAAAGAGTGGACAATTAAATTGTTTGGAAACAAAGCTTTTGCCAGCACCTATATCTCCTAATATTGCTATTCTAATCATCTAAAAGATTTAAGACCTGTTCATTAATTTCTGGCTTTAAATTATTCCACAATTCAAATGCTTTTTGTGCTTGATAAGCAAACATCATTTTGCCGTTTTCAATTATATTGCCTCTTTTTTTTGCCTCATCTAAAAATAATGTTTTTGATGGTTTGTATATTACATCATAGAAAAACTTATCCTTGCCAATTTTTTTATAATCTAAATCAATTTTATCGTTAGGATTAAGACCTAGGCTCGTCACATTTATTACAACATCGGCAGCTGGTGTCTCTCCCCAATCAACTACATCGATATCACTGAATTTAGTTTTTAAATTTTCTGATTTAATCTTTGTTCTATTAGTAATTAAAATTTTTGATGCTTTAATTTTTTTTAAAACATAAATTATAGATGGTGCAACACCTCCGGCTCCTAAAATTAAGACAGTTTTATTTCTTATTTTATCGATATAATTTAACAAAGATAACTCAAAACCATCTACATCTGTGTTAAATCCAAAAATTTTGTTATCTTTTTTAAATATTGTGTTCACAGATTGAGTGGCGCTGGCATCATCACTAAGTAAGTCTAAGTATTTAATTATTTTTGATTTATAAGGAACGGTTACATTTACTCCAAAAATTTCATTTTTCCTAACTCGAGATACAATATCCTTTAGTTCTAATTCATTAACTTTTTTTTTTTCATAAACTGCATCAACATTATTTTGTTTGAACCAATAATTGTGTAATTTTGGGGAAAGTGAATGTTCTATCGGATCACCAATTACTAAAAATTTTTTCATTTGTAATTTTCCATGTATGTTTTTATTTGTGTTATTGGTAAACCCATTATTGTGTTTTTATCACCTTCAATTTTCTCAAATAAATTTTTCCCTTCTCCCTCTATTTGATAAACATTATAAGCATATAATGCTTCATCTGTGATTTTGTTTAAATAATCTTTTAGCTCTACTTCCGAAAAATTTTTCATAGTAAGCTTTGCTTTATCAGTATGATTCCAAATCATTGAATTATTTTTTGAAATACAAACAGAACTTATTAGATAATGTGACTTACCATTCAACTTTTTTAGTATATTCATCGCCTCTTCCCTTGAAGATGGTTTTGAAATTAATTCACCATTTAAATCTATTACACTATCAGCTCCTAATACTAATTTGTCATACACATTAGAACTAACTTTATTTGCTTTTAACTCAGCTAGATTTCTAGAGATGATTTCAGGTGTCGCTCCTTCCGCGATTAAACTATCTTTAATTGGATCTTCATCAACGTTTGATTGAATAACTTCACAATCTATATTGTGTTCAGTTAATATATCTTTTCTAACCTTGCTTTTCGAAGCCAATACTATTTTCATTATCTATTCTTTATTTCATAAATTT
The Candidatus Pelagibacter sp. RS40 DNA segment above includes these coding regions:
- the hslU gene encoding ATP-dependent protease ATPase subunit HslU — protein: MEKTNVTTFPKEKVTKENSTIENSLSPREIVSELDRFVVGQNKAKRAVAIALRNRWRRQALSGDMKDEVLPKNILMIGPTGVGKTEISRRLSKLAEAPFVKVEATRFTEVGYVGRDVEQIVRDLLEIAISMEKVKKRKEVHAQAQKLAEERVLDALVGNKASVATRESFRKRLRDGDLDDNEIEIAVAESNQMPSFEIPGMPGANVGMINISDVLGKSMGQKPKKKKMSVKESHEILINEESDKLIEQDKIIKAAKNSTENNGIVFLDEIDKISARTDRVGGDVSREGVQRDLLPLIEGTTVSTKYGPIKTDHILFIASGAFQLAKPSDLLPELQGRLPIRVELDALNSDDFKRILKEPDNSLIKQYKALLKTENVDLEFTDDGIDTIANIASEVNTTVENIGARRLHTIIERVLDEISFTATDRAGEKITVDSEYIKKNIGELVKDTDLSKFIL
- a CDS encoding protein-export chaperone SecB, with product MPIKHKIIVTYTKDLSVEIPDVETLLLARERISKYKITLDITSKPLKNKMIEVFTKLKYTDVEESKKKALFELLHSTVVEIEDTKIEKNEMKKFILCDLQIEVFPKIREAFVQILRHSGFPEANFSGEIDFNKLYEQRSNQ
- the coaE gene encoding dephospho-CoA kinase (Dephospho-CoA kinase (CoaE) performs the final step in coenzyme A biosynthesis.) — encoded protein: MIRIAILGDIGAGKSFVSKQFNCPLFNADKEVAEIYKNDRSCYQKIKKALPKYIISDHLDKKFLLKAVLDSKNNLKKISKIVHPIVRNRMNKFLIKNKTKKLVVLDIPLYLENKLNKRGDVLIFVEAKRKDIQKRLEKRKYFNKKLNRNLKSLQLPLTKKKKLSNFVIKNTFNATKIKNDVKHIKTEILNI
- the hslV gene encoding ATP-dependent protease subunit HslV; translated protein: MTTIVLVRKNNDVVVASDGQVSMGNTVIKKTANKVRKIEKRNVIAGFAGSTADALTLFERLESKLEKHAGNLTRAAVELAKDWRTDKYLRRLEALMAIADKEKSFIISGTGDVLEPEGDVIGIGSGGNYALAAAKVLMDGDKSAEDIAKKAIKVASEICVFTNDNLSMEKI
- the aroE gene encoding shikimate dehydrogenase — protein: MKKFLVIGDPIEHSLSPKLHNYWFKQNNVDAVYEKKKVNELELKDIVSRVRKNEIFGVNVTVPYKSKIIKYLDLLSDDASATQSVNTIFKKDNKIFGFNTDVDGFELSLLNYIDKIRNKTVLILGAGGVAPSIIYVLKKIKASKILITNRTKIKSENLKTKFSDIDVVDWGETPAADVVINVTSLGLNPNDKIDLDYKKIGKDKFFYDVIYKPSKTLFLDEAKKRGNIIENGKMMFAYQAQKAFELWNNLKPEINEQVLNLLDD
- a CDS encoding Tim44/TimA family putative adaptor protein; this encodes MSYSFEYIDIILLAMIAGFIFLRLRGILGKKSGFEEDINQSFPHETPVVKTDVKLNADTFDDNAKKEFLKGAQIAYETIVTSFSEGKLKDIKSLLGKEVYDQFDQAVKDRKSKNLSSNTTFIGINSAEIKNHEQNKNMLEVTVEFVSEIISHIKDKENKTVSGDPEKIKKVHDIWKFSKDSRSVNPNWVLIDTQA
- a CDS encoding FxsA family protein: MNSVLILILSIPLIEIYLFIKIGSSIGAFNTISLILLTAIIGVAYARYEGFNTLKSGMAQLVKNEVPIYEIVSGAALTFAAILLIIPGFATDFLGLLLIIPITRKLIFNTFSKKFNKKNNTYEKKDFIEGEYKDMDEK
- the dnaQ gene encoding DNA polymerase III subunit epsilon, which encodes MKEIILDTETTGLSVKDGHRIVEIGCIELDNLVPTKNIFHCYLNPERKVSEKAFEVHGYSDQFLSNKKKFFEIADDFLNFIKDKKIIIHNAEFDISHLNNELSIAGKPEINKEHTVDTLDLARNKFPGSSISLDALCKRFRIDNSKREKHTALIDCELLAKVYINLLDQKEPKLNFSNSVDINSVETQNKNITYSKKIVYPTSEELEQHREFLKRDLKKNFY
- a CDS encoding Smr/MutS family protein; translation: MTNKLSDKDKKDWQNFLESSEKLDNKDKETLDHQNRIGEKVIDLHGFTLEEANQKVSEFIQDCYDQNVIKINIITGKGLRSKNLDDPYQSKDLSILKHSVPNYIKDSPHLMSKIIKIDQQAVDSPSKGNFEIYLKKKL
- a CDS encoding Maf family protein, encoding MKIVLASKSKVRKDILTEHNIDCEVIQSNVDEDPIKDSLIAEGATPEIISRNLAELKANKVSSNVYDKLVLGADSVIDLNGELISKPSSREEAMNILKKLNGKSHYLISSVCISKNNSMIWNHTDKAKLTMKNFSEVELKDYLNKITDEALYAYNVYQIEGEGKNLFEKIEGDKNTIMGLPITQIKTYMENYK